In Clostridia bacterium, one DNA window encodes the following:
- a CDS encoding ATP-binding protein: MKPYLDIKSELIKLMMPIGLIITTEYPEYKITFVNDKFKELLGIDDKSSAFNPINMTPWDFIYPDDIPRLKEIASKYNGKSNINEVVYRAIKTDGSLIWISQRTQHLVDELGKEYVYAFCTDITSQKVTEQALRESRSRYLAAIKSSNINIWEYDYEKDTLTILSTSPRASTKQTLITNYIASLVPGKYMRKDSVEHLLVMIEKLKKGVSEVTTDLWLRQNEEDEFWCERVIYTNYFDENGKPERAYCVGRDITREKEAEQRYVDELSYREAMQKATMASVNVNLTKNIIIDYKSIFPELTARMSVASTAQEYFEQVYKQLATPKMQKDCAAIFGRDSLLRQFANGITTASIELTRNILGCRYWTKMTAHMMKNVETGEINAFVYSSNITNEKTMQNIMNAIVMTDYDFLVVIDAARNVAVRYSEKELGNAYVYESQNFEEDTYEYLRQYLCKEDVERVEKEITLKNILANLETSKIYSIYYAIPNGSGGKLHKQLRFSYINKELKSILMARVDITNAIVEQEKKNQELVLAVKMAEQANKAKSEFLSRISHEIRTPMSAIMGMDELAFQQIDNQAFVKECIQRSQYASRYLLQLLNDILDMAKIESGKVSLKNEVIVCQPFLDSINTIIQMQALEKGVNYVITKFEGFNYSYLGDGVRLQQILINILSNAVKFTPRGGTVCLDIIKVGGSDKITNICYKISDTGIGISKNFLKDIFKPFSQEHSGLKDGYGGSGLGLAICKNLVKLMNGSIKVESKLGLGTTFFVTIPLGVVEEQASEDISFVSAERKEKYNFSGRKILLVEDQQINILIAKKLLEFKNAVVDIAENGLIGLKMFESSPESYDAILMDIRMPVMDGLQSSINIRNLNNHWAKVVPIIAMSANAFDEDVEKSKKSGMNTHLAKPINSNLLYSTLDELFVKEGKNING; the protein is encoded by the coding sequence ATGAAACCATATTTAGATATTAAATCGGAGTTAATTAAATTAATGATGCCGATAGGGCTAATTATAACTACGGAATACCCCGAATATAAGATTACCTTTGTAAATGATAAATTTAAGGAATTACTCGGTATTGACGACAAAAGTTCTGCTTTTAATCCAATTAATATGACGCCTTGGGACTTTATTTATCCCGACGACATACCTAGACTTAAAGAAATCGCTAGCAAATATAACGGCAAGTCTAATATAAACGAAGTTGTCTACCGTGCAATAAAAACAGACGGCAGTTTAATTTGGATAAGTCAACGCACTCAACATCTAGTAGACGAGCTTGGAAAGGAATATGTGTACGCTTTTTGCACTGACATCACTTCGCAAAAAGTTACCGAGCAAGCCCTACGTGAAAGTAGGTCACGCTATTTAGCGGCAATTAAGTCGTCAAACATTAATATTTGGGAATATGATTACGAAAAAGATACTTTAACTATTCTATCAACTTCGCCACGAGCTAGCACTAAGCAAACTTTAATTACTAATTATATAGCTTCGCTTGTTCCCGGTAAATATATGCGCAAAGACTCTGTCGAACACCTATTAGTTATGATTGAAAAATTAAAAAAGGGCGTTAGCGAAGTTACAACAGATTTGTGGCTAAGACAAAACGAAGAAGACGAATTTTGGTGCGAACGTGTTATATATACTAACTATTTTGACGAGAACGGCAAACCCGAGAGAGCTTACTGCGTCGGCAGAGATATCACTAGGGAAAAAGAGGCAGAGCAACGTTACGTTGACGAATTATCATATCGTGAAGCAATGCAAAAGGCTACAATGGCGTCAGTCAATGTAAATTTAACCAAAAATATAATCATAGATTATAAGAGTATTTTTCCCGAGCTTACCGCTCGTATGAGCGTAGCAAGCACTGCGCAAGAATATTTTGAGCAAGTTTACAAGCAATTAGCTACGCCAAAAATGCAAAAAGACTGCGCCGCCATTTTCGGCAGAGATTCTTTATTGCGACAGTTTGCAAACGGCATAACAACGGCGTCCATTGAACTTACTAGAAATATATTAGGTTGTAGATACTGGACAAAAATGACTGCGCACATGATGAAAAACGTAGAAACCGGCGAAATAAACGCCTTTGTATATTCTTCCAATATCACAAATGAAAAAACTATGCAAAATATTATGAATGCGATTGTTATGACCGACTATGATTTTTTGGTAGTAATAGATGCAGCCCGAAACGTGGCTGTTAGATATAGCGAGAAAGAATTAGGCAACGCTTATGTGTACGAGAGTCAAAACTTTGAAGAAGATACTTACGAATATTTGCGTCAATATCTTTGCAAAGAAGACGTTGAGCGTGTTGAAAAAGAGATAACCCTTAAAAATATATTAGCCAATCTTGAAACAAGCAAAATATATAGTATATATTACGCTATACCCAATGGTAGCGGTGGTAAATTGCATAAACAACTGCGATTTAGCTACATAAACAAAGAATTAAAGAGCATTTTAATGGCAAGAGTAGATATTACAAACGCTATTGTTGAACAAGAGAAGAAGAATCAAGAATTAGTCTTGGCAGTAAAAATGGCTGAGCAAGCAAACAAGGCAAAGAGCGAATTTCTCTCTCGCATCAGTCACGAAATAAGAACGCCTATGAGCGCTATTATGGGTATGGACGAGCTTGCCTTTCAACAAATTGACAATCAAGCTTTTGTTAAAGAGTGTATTCAACGTTCGCAATACGCTTCGAGATATTTACTTCAACTGCTAAATGATATTTTAGATATGGCAAAAATTGAGAGCGGAAAAGTTTCTCTTAAAAACGAAGTCATTGTTTGTCAACCTTTTTTAGATTCAATAAATACCATTATTCAAATGCAAGCCCTTGAAAAGGGCGTTAACTATGTAATAACCAAGTTTGAAGGATTTAATTACAGTTATTTAGGCGATGGAGTGAGGTTACAACAAATACTAATCAACATTCTTTCAAATGCCGTTAAATTTACCCCTCGTGGCGGGACAGTTTGCCTTGATATTATTAAAGTCGGCGGAAGCGATAAAATTACTAACATTTGTTATAAAATTAGCGACACCGGAATAGGTATTAGCAAAAACTTCTTAAAAGATATTTTCAAACCATTCTCACAAGAGCATAGCGGTTTAAAAGACGGGTATGGAGGTAGTGGACTTGGACTTGCTATATGTAAAAACCTTGTCAAACTAATGAATGGCAGTATCAAAGTAGAAAGTAAACTTGGCCTAGGCACGACTTTCTTTGTTACAATTCCGCTCGGCGTTGTTGAAGAACAAGCAAGCGAAGATATATCGTTTGTTTCGGCTGAGCGTAAAGAAAAATATAATTTTAGCGGAAGAAAAATATTGCTTGTAGAAGACCAGCAAATCAATATTCTAATTGCAAAGAAGTTGTTAGAATTTAAAAATGCCGTTGTAGACATAGCCGAGAATGGATTAATTGGACTTAAAATGTTTGAAAGTTCGCCGGAGAGTTATGACGCAATATTAATGGATATTAGAATGCCTGTAATGGACGGGCTACAATCAAGCATAAATATAAGAAATTTAAATAATCATTGGGCAAAAGTTGTACCTATAATAGCAATGTCGGCTAACGCTTTTGACGAGGACGTCGAGAAGTCAAAAAAGTCGGGTATGAACACCCATCTTGCAAAGCCTATTAATTCGAATTTGCTATATAGCACATTAGACGAATTGTTTGTAAAGGAAGGTAAAAATATAAATGGATAA
- a CDS encoding Hpt domain-containing protein codes for MDKVFEKLKIYGADIEGIMGRFVNDVELYHACLITYVTDQAFVKLGEALRSKNYDSAFEYAHALKGTTGNMGLTPLYDITCALVEDLRKNQYANVLRYYGQILKHLNQIKIIIQID; via the coding sequence ATGGATAAAGTTTTTGAAAAATTAAAAATATATGGGGCGGATATCGAAGGGATAATGGGCAGATTTGTAAACGATGTTGAACTGTATCACGCTTGCCTTATTACTTATGTAACCGACCAAGCCTTTGTAAAACTAGGCGAAGCGCTACGGTCTAAGAATTACGACTCGGCTTTTGAGTACGCCCACGCTCTTAAAGGCACGACGGGCAATATGGGACTTACGCCCCTTTACGATATAACTTGCGCTCTTGTCGAAGATTTGCGTAAAAATCAATATGCAAATGTTTTGCGTTACTACGGGCAAATCCTCAAACACTTAAATCAAATTAAAATTATAATTCAAATAGATTGA
- a CDS encoding transcriptional repressor, whose protein sequence is MNNSQQRDTILKVVNSSCDHPNAEVVLERAREIMPSINIATVYRNLAVLESAKKILRISIPNGDRFDKTLTPHAHFRCQKCDKIFDIDLDDLNQCVIDTRRKYSCQIDKVDLVFSGLCVNCKKNLN, encoded by the coding sequence ATGAACAACTCACAACAACGAGATACAATATTAAAAGTAGTAAATTCTAGTTGCGACCACCCCAACGCCGAAGTCGTGCTTGAAAGGGCTCGTGAGATAATGCCGTCAATTAATATTGCAACTGTTTATCGCAATCTTGCCGTTTTGGAGAGCGCAAAAAAGATATTGCGTATATCGATACCAAACGGAGATAGATTTGACAAGACTTTAACGCCACACGCTCATTTTCGCTGTCAAAAATGCGATAAAATATTTGATATTGATTTAGACGACCTTAACCAATGCGTAATCGATACAAGACGGAAATATTCGTGTCAAATTGACAAAGTTGACCTAGTGTTTAGCGGTTTGTGCGTTAATTGTAAGAAAAATTTAAATTAA
- a CDS encoding desulfoferrodoxin family protein → MKFYRCKHCGNIIAYVKDSGVPIICCGEPMQEIVANTVDASREKHLPVVEQTGASVKVKVGSVDHPMTEQHYIQWIAIHTKQGNQRKELTPNSAPFACFELCGGDEIIAVYAYCNLHGLWKA, encoded by the coding sequence ATGAAATTTTATAGGTGCAAACATTGTGGCAATATAATTGCCTATGTAAAAGACTCGGGAGTACCAATTATCTGTTGTGGCGAGCCTATGCAAGAAATAGTAGCTAATACGGTTGACGCTTCTCGTGAAAAACATTTGCCCGTTGTAGAGCAAACAGGCGCAAGCGTCAAGGTAAAAGTCGGCTCAGTCGACCACCCTATGACCGAGCAACACTACATTCAATGGATAGCTATTCACACTAAGCAAGGCAATCAACGCAAAGAGTTAACGCCAAATTCCGCTCCGTTTGCTTGTTTTGAGCTATGTGGCGGAGACGAAATTATAGCCGTTTATGCTTATTGCAACCTACACGGACTTTGGAAGGCATAA
- a CDS encoding helix-turn-helix transcriptional regulator, with product MFILSNFAERLTELMQEQNLNNSSLEKASGCPNTTISAWLTKNVYPKPFNLIRLSNFFNCSIDYLLGLTDSPIKFPGGSSTFAQRVTELTKSRGISFYRVYTDCKIPNSYFSRWIKLKLIPEVPTLIILAEYFGCSIEYLLGLSNKF from the coding sequence ATGTTTATTTTGTCGAATTTTGCCGAAAGGTTAACCGAACTTATGCAAGAACAAAATCTAAATAATTCTTCGCTTGAAAAAGCTAGCGGGTGTCCTAACACCACCATTTCGGCTTGGCTAACAAAAAATGTCTACCCAAAACCCTTCAATCTTATAAGACTGTCCAATTTTTTTAACTGTTCGATAGACTATTTACTGGGCTTGACCGATTCGCCCATAAAATTTCCTGGCGGGTCTTCAACTTTTGCGCAACGTGTGACCGAACTTACAAAGAGCAGAGGCATATCTTTTTACCGAGTTTACACCGATTGCAAAATACCAAACAGCTATTTTTCAAGATGGATTAAACTTAAACTTATACCCGAAGTACCAACTTTAATTATTCTCGCCGAATATTTTGGCTGTTCGATAGAATATTTGCTTGGGCTGTCTAACAAATTTTAA
- a CDS encoding 5'-nucleotidase C-terminal domain-containing protein, giving the protein MKQLKRLVVIMFTIIFAVSMFIVPNTVYAAELGDMTGQVVVIHTNDTHGRAIADVKARTPQLGFARVKTLKAMYEKAGATVVTLDAGDVLHGLPIANMTKGENIVKILNQVGYDAMVPGNHDFNYGTARLLQFAGKDATYTGATFAGKILSANFAKDDNTKPLDSHIVIERGGKKIGIFGLSTKETLTKSHPDNTKGYKFNDIVATATEEVAALKALNCDYIIALTHLGLDLSSGNETSQYLAEQVTGINLIVDGHSHTTLTTGKLVNGALIVSAGNYIERIGVVVLNGASITASLVNDKTLEEEATTKALLTQLNAETETLLAEKVGVTSVTLNGIRNNVRRSQTNLGDFATDAMKFYGNAELAFTNGGGIRTNIEKGDITKKDLVTVFPFGNYVVTKTVSVGTIKAMLEHGIKDYPSTSGGFPQIAGFKYVFDGERSAGDRVISITIGKATVYKDGAYQPIVKGQPETYENKTYSLATNDFTAAGGDGYTMLKACGEIGQFGALEEALIAYLASGVDMNNYKYSSNRMTEVNKVIVDLRIDQNNMLVMVYNDGSTVELGLVKGDTGANGVDGTNGTNGTNGKDGVDGTNGTNGKDGVDGTNGTNGVDGTNGTNGTNGADGKPANNVFGIVSLVISVCSVTFAVIVLLKKKQ; this is encoded by the coding sequence ATGAAACAACTTAAAAGATTAGTAGTAATAATGTTTACTATTATTTTTGCAGTATCTATGTTTATCGTTCCAAACACTGTCTATGCGGCAGAACTTGGCGATATGACAGGGCAAGTCGTAGTTATACATACTAACGACACGCACGGCAGAGCCATAGCAGATGTTAAAGCGAGAACACCGCAATTAGGATTTGCTAGGGTTAAGACCTTAAAGGCTATGTACGAAAAGGCAGGCGCAACCGTTGTTACGCTTGACGCAGGCGACGTATTGCACGGTTTGCCAATAGCTAATATGACTAAGGGCGAAAACATAGTTAAGATTTTAAATCAAGTCGGTTACGACGCTATGGTTCCTGGTAACCACGACTTTAACTATGGCACAGCTAGATTACTTCAATTTGCAGGCAAAGACGCAACTTATACGGGCGCAACATTTGCAGGCAAAATTCTTTCGGCTAACTTTGCAAAAGACGATAATACCAAACCTCTTGACTCTCACATTGTAATCGAAAGAGGCGGAAAGAAAATTGGTATTTTTGGCCTTTCAACAAAAGAAACACTTACTAAATCTCACCCAGACAACACTAAGGGCTACAAGTTTAACGACATAGTAGCTACTGCAACAGAAGAAGTAGCCGCTCTAAAAGCATTAAACTGCGACTATATCATAGCTCTTACCCACTTAGGACTTGACTTATCAAGCGGAAACGAAACATCACAGTATCTCGCAGAACAAGTTACGGGTATTAATCTAATTGTTGACGGTCATAGTCACACTACTCTTACAACAGGTAAACTTGTAAACGGCGCATTAATAGTTTCTGCCGGCAACTATATCGAGCGTATAGGCGTAGTAGTACTTAACGGAGCAAGCATAACAGCTAGCCTTGTTAACGACAAAACATTAGAAGAAGAAGCTACAACCAAAGCATTATTAACACAATTAAATGCCGAAACAGAAACATTACTTGCTGAAAAAGTTGGCGTAACAAGCGTTACTCTTAACGGAATAAGAAATAACGTGCGTAGAAGCCAAACCAACTTAGGCGACTTTGCAACCGACGCTATGAAATTCTACGGCAACGCCGAATTAGCTTTCACTAACGGTGGCGGTATTAGAACAAACATCGAAAAGGGCGACATAACAAAGAAAGACCTCGTTACAGTATTCCCCTTTGGCAACTATGTTGTAACCAAAACCGTATCGGTAGGCACAATCAAAGCTATGCTTGAACACGGCATAAAAGATTATCCAAGCACTAGCGGTGGTTTCCCACAAATTGCAGGCTTTAAATATGTATTTGATGGCGAAAGAAGCGCTGGCGATAGAGTTATATCAATAACTATCGGCAAAGCAACAGTTTATAAAGACGGAGCTTATCAACCTATTGTTAAGGGACAACCCGAAACATACGAAAATAAGACATATTCGCTTGCAACAAACGACTTTACCGCTGCCGGTGGCGACGGATATACAATGCTAAAAGCTTGCGGAGAAATTGGTCAATTTGGAGCGCTTGAAGAAGCTTTAATAGCTTACCTTGCTTCTGGCGTTGATATGAACAATTATAAATATTCTAGCAATCGTATGACCGAAGTTAACAAAGTAATTGTTGATTTGCGCATAGACCAAAACAACATGCTTGTCATGGTCTATAATGATGGCTCAACGGTTGAACTAGGTCTTGTAAAGGGCGACACAGGCGCTAACGGCGTTGACGGAACAAACGGAACTAATGGAACAAACGGCAAAGACGGCGTTGATGGAACAAACGGAACAAATGGCAAAGACGGCGTTGATGGAACAAATGGAACAAATGGCGTTGACGGAACAAATGGAACAAACGGAACTAATGGCGCTGACGGCAAACCCGCAAACAATGTTTTCGGTATTGTTTCCTTAGTAATTAGCGTATGCTCAGTTACATTTGCAGTAATCGTATTACTTAAAAAGAAACAATAA